In Argiope bruennichi chromosome 4, qqArgBrue1.1, whole genome shotgun sequence, the sequence ttacagaaaaaaatttgtgacagctaaattaatataacagaaaatatgacattttccttcactattagtataaaattttcaagtaattattCAAAGATGTTGCAACAGTATACATACTAagaaaagaatttgtaatttaaacgcaaatttcttatgaaaattgcagtaattatgaatatttaggtaaataaagatttttattaatgttttagataacttgaaatattttaaatattaaaattgcaatttatgacatatttattacgaaatatctgaattatatcttatatatataaataataaaaaatagaaacaagtgcaatttaatacaaaatatcaattaagaatAAGAACTATCTAACTAAAATGTCAAcaatatatattcacaattaaatttaaattgataaataccaaatagaaagcaaaaaaaaaaaaaacaatatttaagctTCAACAATATTTATCTTGCCAAGATAATTTTCCACTTTTTGAGAAATACTCAGCAAAGTAGTTGCGAGTAGCTTTGGCTACTTCTCCCGATTTTCTAGGTGCTTTCTTTAAGGGCATGAAGGAAGCCATTCCGCTTTGGTCATTGCTCCAAGATCAGGGAACAACTTCCCCATCTGCTTCGGTATCAAATGTACCTGGCGGAGAATAAGATGATGGGCTTTTTcgcataaaattatgcaaaaggaCACACGCTAGAGTGACATTGCTTACTTTGTCCGCTTGTAAGGCCATCGGTTTTCTAAAAATGCGAAGAACTGATGCCATTTTGCCGAAAACATTTTCAACTACACGGCCTGCACGAGATAACCTGTAATTGAAAATTCTCTGTGTGCAACCTTTTTCAAAATTACCAGGATATGGTATCATCATGTGACGACTTAAGGCGAATGCTGAATCTCCGAGGAAGACATACGGCAATTTTTTATCTAATGGCTGCAATTGTCTATCATGCGGAAGTTTcagttgtcttttttttttcaatttcgataACAAAGTTGAATTATTGAAAACTCCTCCATCACATATCCGCCCTTGACATCCAA encodes:
- the LOC129966363 gene encoding uncharacterized protein LOC129966363; its protein translation is MDFHLCTTASSRCTILFYVFGCQGRICDGGVFNNSTLLSKLKKKRQLKLPHDRQLQPLDKKLPYVFLGDSAFALSRHMMIPYPGNFEKGCTQRIFNYRLSRAGRVVENVFGKMASVLRIFRKPMALQADKVSNVTLACVLLHNFMRKSPSSYSPPGTFDTEADGEVVP